The genomic region CGGCCGCGCCCGATGGCGTCGTCGTCCGGTGGGTCGGACACTACGGTCAACGACTCCGACTCCGACGCCGGCCGGTGCCGTCCATCCGCCTTTTCGCGCAGGACACGGCCATGAGTCATCCCCGTTCGCCGTCAGCGCACGCCTCCGGTTCGCCGGCTGCCCGCCTGCCGCTGGCTGAGGGCGGCGCGCTCGCGCCAGACCCGGTGTCCGTGCCCGCGGCCGCCACGACCCTGGCGGCCGACCTCCGTGTGCCGGTGCGGCCGCGCGGGCTCGTCATCGTGCCGCTCGGCGGCGGCACCAGCCGCTTCGGCCGGAGGAGCCAGCGGATCGCGGCGCGCCTGGGCGGACGGCGCTTCGCCACCCTGCTGCTGGACCTGCTGACGGCGGAAGAGGAGGCCATCGACGTCTACACCGCGGAGTTCCGGTTCGACGTCGGCCGGCTCGGCCCGCGCGCGGTCGCGGCCGTGGAATGGGCGCGCCGGCAGCCCTCGCTCGCGCATCTGGCCATCGGACTCCTCGGCATGCAGGCGGCCGCTCCGGCCGCGCTGCTGGCGGCGTCTGATCGGCCGCGCGACGTCGGCGCCGTCGTCGTCGTGCCGGCCGGGCGGACGTCGTGGGTCGAGGGCGGGATTCGGGACGTCGCGGCGCCGACGCTGCTGGTCGTGCCCGATCGGCGGGCGCCCGGGTCCGGACCCGCGGCCGCTGCCGGGTGGCGCTTCCTCGGACCGCTGGACGTGGCGGTGCCGCCCGCCCGGCCGGGCGCGGCCGGCGTGCGCGAGCCGCAGGACCGTCTGGCCGATCTGGCCGCCGCGTGGTTCGAGCGTCATCTGGCGCACGCGATGGGCAGCGGGGTGTGACGCCGTAGGGAGGCGTGGCGCCAACCACCGAGGCTGACTCGCGCCATGCCCCGGCACCCGAGTGCCGCCTGGGGGATTCCCTCATCGCGAGGCGGGCTCGGCCGGATGGGCACGGTCCCGGCACGACGGCCACGATCGCTCCAGGAGCGCGCGCCGTCGCGGCGCCAGAGGTGATCCCTTGACCGATCGGCAGGCGCGGCGCGGGTGGGTCAGAAGCAGCGCCCTGTTCGCCGTGGGGCTGACGCTGGGCACGTGGGCCAACGACCGCGGGTCCGCGCTGCGCGCGGTACCCGTCCGCGGTCGCGTGCCGCCGCCGGCCGAGTCGGTCCTCGCCGATCTCACGCCGGAGGCGGCCCGCCGGCTCGACCTGGCGCCGGGCTCGCCGGGGGCCGTGGTGCGGGCGGTGGCGCCTGGCAGCACGGTGGCCCGCGCCGCCTTGAGGGTGGACGACGTGATCCTGGAAATCGACCACCGGCCCGTGCGCGGCGCTGCGGGCGGGCGGGTGGCGTTGCAGGCGGCGTTCGGCGCCGGGCCGATGACCATGCGGGTGTGGCGGAGCGGACGGCCGCTCCTCCTCACGCTCCAGCGCCCCTGACGCGGCCTCGCCGGCGGCGGCGCCGCGAGCGCCCGCCGTCGAGAAACGAGGTGAGCCATGAAGGCGTTCACGCGTGTGCTCTATCCAACCGATCTGAGCGAGGCGTCGCTGGCCGCCGCGCCCTACGCCTCCGCCATCGCCAGGTGGTACGAGGGCCGGCTGACGGTGCTGCACGTCGTGCCCACCCTGGAGCCGCAGATCTTCGTGGGCGGCGGCGGCGCGCCCGCCACGGTGGTCCCACCCGTGCCGATCGACGACGTGCGGCGGGCGATGCACGCCGCGGTGCCCGCGGATCTCGTCGCGGGCCTCGACGTCGGCTTCGAGGTGCGGGACGGCGCGCCGGCCGCGGCGATCGCGGCGTTCGCGCGCCAGGACGGCGCGACGCTGATCGTCATGGGCACGCACGGCCGGAGCGGGTTCGATCGTCTCATCGGCGGGTCGATCACCGAGAAGGTGCTGCGCAGGGCGCCGTGCCCCGTGCTGACGATCCCGCCACACGCGGCCGCGCGTCCCGCGGGCGCCAGCTTCTCGCGCGTCCTGTGCGCCGTCGATTTCTCGCCGGCGTCCGAGCGGGCCATGGCGCTGGGCCTCGACCTGGCGCGGCAGTCGCAGGGCACGGCCGCCGTGGCGCACGTCATCGAGTGGCTGCCCGACGAGGAGATCCGCGCGCACGCGCACTACAACGTCGCCGAGTATCGCGCGCACGTGCAGGACGAGGCGCAGCAGCGGCTCCACGCACTGCTGGGCGACGAGTCCCGCGCGTGGTGCGAGATCGACGAGGTCGTGCGGGTGGGTCGCGCCCATCGCGAGCTGCTGCGTCTGGCCGCCGAGCGCGACTGCGATCTCATCGCCGTCGGCGCGCAGGGACACGGAGCGCTGGGACAGGCGATCTTCGGATCCACCACGCCGCAAGTGGTGCGCGGCGCATCGTGTCCCGTGCTCGTGGTCTCGGAGACGGCCGACGTCGGCTGACGCGGGCGTGAGGGCGAGCGCCCGCCGGGGGCGATGGGTGACGCGCCGGCGTGCGGCCGCGGCCGTGGCCCTCTCCGCCGTGTGCGGGGCCGGCGTGCTGTGGCCGCGCCTGCTCGCGACTGGCGCCCTGCCGCCGGCGCCCAATCCCGGCGACACGGCGCTCTTCGACCTGACGCCCATCGTCGTCACGGTGGAGGCCGGCGGCGAGCGGGCCGACTGGCCGACCGACGTCCACGAGCTGTTGTCGAATGTCGTGCTGTGGCGCCGCATGCACCTGGCGCAGTGGAACGGCGTGCCGGCGTCGCTCCGGCGCCGGGCGCTCACCGCGATGATGACGCGCTACCGCCGCGTCCTGACCGACCCCTGCGTGTGGGACCGGATGGACCCCGCCGCGTGGGATGCGGTCCCACAGCCCGTACGCACGGCTGCGTATCGGCACATGGTGGCGTACTGGGCCGGCTACTACCGCGTGGGAGCCGATGCCGGACTCGCTCCGGGCCTCGTGGCCGACACGCTCGCCGCCATCGTGATGTCGGAGTCGTGGTTCGACCATCGGGCCCTGCACCGCCACCACGCCCACGGGCTGGACATCGGGCTGGCGCAGGCCTCCGACTACGCCCGGATCCGCCTGCGCGCGCTCGCGCGCGCCGGCCACGTGGACGTCGCGTTCGACGATCGCGAGTACCTGGACCCCTGGAAGGCCACGCGGTTCGTCGCGGTGTGGATGACGCAACTGCTGCGCGAGAGCGGCGGCGATCTCGATCTCGCGGTGCGCGCGTACCATCGCGGCCTGGCGCGCGCCCACGATCGGCGCGGCGATCGCTACCTCGCCACCGTGCAGCAGCGCCTCCGGCGCTACATCCGCAATCAGGGGGCGCCGCCGGCCTGGAACGACGCCAGGCTGGCCGCGCGCGCGGTCCGCCAGCAGGCGTGGCCGTGGGTGGCCGCGCGGCGCGCGTCCACGGACTCTCACGGCGCGTCGGCACGCGTGCCGGTCGCCGACCGCGCGGGCGCCTGTCGGACGGATCCGGCCGCCGGCCGGCGTGCCGGCGGGACGGGTGAGTGACCGGCCGCACGGCGTGGGGGAAGCCCCCATTGCGGACCCGCGCCCGTCAGCGGCTACGATCGGGATAGCGTCTCGCGGTCGCGCGACCTCCCCGCGCGAGAGAGCCGCGGGCGAAGGGAGGACCATGAGAACCCGTGTCGTGGCCGTACTGGCGCTGAGTGGGCTGCTCGCCGCCGGGGCGCCGGCGCCGGCCGCCGGTCAGGGGCCGTCGCCGGACGAACAACTCCGCATCGAGAACATCCGCGAAGCGCTGCTGCGCCTGCCGTATTACGGCGTCTTCGACTTCCTGACCTTCACCTACGACAAGGGCGCCGTGGTGCTGGGCGGCTACGCGTACCACGGGGCGCTCGCCGAGGACGCCACGCGCGCGGTCAGGCGCGTGCGCGGCGTGGACGACGTGAAGTCGGAGATCGTGGACCTGCCGGCCTCGACGTTCGACGACGACATCCGCTGGCGCGTGTACTACGCCATCTACACCAACGCGTTCCTCCAGAAATACCATCCTGGCGGCGGGATGCTGTGGGGGGTCGATCCGGCGCTCCGGCGCGGCGCGGGCGGCATCCAGGCCGTGGTGCCCGGCGCGCAGCCGGTTGGCAGCTATCCCATCCACATCATCGTGAAGGGTGGCCGTGTCCGGCTCCTCGGCAGGGTGGACAACGCCACCGACAAGACCGCCGCGACCATGGCGGCGCGCGGGGTGAGCGGTACCTTCGAGGTGGTGAACGAACTGGTGGTGAACACGCCGTGACCGACATGCCGTTGTACCTCGTGGGCCTCGGTGCGATCGCCGTGGCCGTGTGGATGGCTCTCGTCTACCTGACGCTCTTCGGCATCGGCAGGGCCGAGACGGCTCCGGCGCCGTTCGGTGCCCTGCTCGGATCCGCCTCGACGCCTGGCGTGCCACGGTCCGTCAGGGTGCTGCTGGCCGTGGACGGGTCGCCCGCCAGCGCGGCGGCCGTGGACGAGGTGGCGCGCTGTCCGTTGCCCGACGGGAGTGCCATCGAGGTCATGACCGTCGTGCACTCGCGCGCGCCGGTCATGCCGGACATCCCGCCCTGGGGCGTGACGTCGGCCGCGCTCCACGCCGACAGCGTTCACGCGCAGACGCGCGACGCACCGGCGCTGCTCGACGCCGCGGCCGCGCACCTGCGGGCGTCGCAGCCGCGAGCCGACATCGTGACGAAGGTCGTCGAAGGGGTGCCGAAGGACGCGATCCTGAAGGAGAGCGCGTCGTGGCACGCCGACCGCATCGTGGTGGGCTCCCACGGACGGACGGCACTGGCACGCGCGGTGCTCGGCACGACCGCGGCCGGCATTGCCGCCGAGGCGGGGTGCTCGGTGCACGTGGTCCGCCCCGGCGGAGCGGCGGCGGCTGCGGCGGTGGGCTCGCCGGCACGCGTCGGCGAGCCTGCATGACCTCCCTCGCGTGGATCATCGGCGCGACCATCGCGATGAGCGCCATCGCGTGGGTGGGGCTGGCCGTCGTGGCGCTGGGTGAGCGCCGCCTGCAGCGGATGGTACTGCCGCTCGTGGCTTTCGCCGCGGGGTCCCTGCTGGGTGGCGCGTTCCTGCACCTCTTGCCCGAGGCCGTGGCCGCGAGCGGCGCCTCGATGGACACGTTCGTCCCGGCCCTCGCGGGCTTCGGCCTCTTCTTCCTACTGGAGCAGTTCCTGGCCTGGCACCGCAGCCACACGGGGGCCGGGGGCACGAAGGCGCCCGTGACGTACCTCATCCTCCTCGCCGACGGGCTGCACAACTTCGTCGGTGGACTGGCGATTGGCGCCTCGTTCCTGGTGTCCGTGCACGTCGGCATCGTGACGTGGGTTGCGGCGGCCGCCCACGAGGTGCCGCAGGAGCTGGGCGACTTCGGCATCCTGATCCGCGGCGGGTGGGGACGGTTCTCGGCCCTGGCCGTGAACTTCCTGTCGGCCGCCACGATCGTGCCCGGCGGACTCGTGGCCTACTACTGGCACGCCAGCGCGGACGTCGGGCCGCTCCTGTCCTTCGCGGCGGGGAACTTCGTCTACGTCGCGGCCTCGGACCTCATCCCCGAGGTGAAGCACGACCGCGTGATGCGCAACAACGTGGTCCACCTCGCCGCGTTCACGGCGGGCATGGCCCTCATCTACGGGACGCGGGTGGTGGTGGGCCGCTGGGGCGTGGCGTAGAACCAGGCCTTCTGGACCTCGGTCGCCGCGGCATACAGCGCCGTGATGCCGAGGACGGCGGCCAGGACCGTTCCGGGGAGCG from Vicinamibacterales bacterium harbors:
- a CDS encoding BON domain-containing protein — protein: MRTRVVAVLALSGLLAAGAPAPAAGQGPSPDEQLRIENIREALLRLPYYGVFDFLTFTYDKGAVVLGGYAYHGALAEDATRAVRRVRGVDDVKSEIVDLPASTFDDDIRWRVYYAIYTNAFLQKYHPGGGMLWGVDPALRRGAGGIQAVVPGAQPVGSYPIHIIVKGGRVRLLGRVDNATDKTAATMAARGVSGTFEVVNELVVNTP
- a CDS encoding universal stress protein, producing the protein MPLYLVGLGAIAVAVWMALVYLTLFGIGRAETAPAPFGALLGSASTPGVPRSVRVLLAVDGSPASAAAVDEVARCPLPDGSAIEVMTVVHSRAPVMPDIPPWGVTSAALHADSVHAQTRDAPALLDAAAAHLRASQPRADIVTKVVEGVPKDAILKESASWHADRIVVGSHGRTALARAVLGTTAAGIAAEAGCSVHVVRPGGAAAAAAVGSPARVGEPA
- a CDS encoding PDZ domain-containing protein, whose protein sequence is MTDRQARRGWVRSSALFAVGLTLGTWANDRGSALRAVPVRGRVPPPAESVLADLTPEAARRLDLAPGSPGAVVRAVAPGSTVARAALRVDDVILEIDHRPVRGAAGGRVALQAAFGAGPMTMRVWRSGRPLLLTLQRP
- a CDS encoding ZIP family metal transporter, producing the protein MTSLAWIIGATIAMSAIAWVGLAVVALGERRLQRMVLPLVAFAAGSLLGGAFLHLLPEAVAASGASMDTFVPALAGFGLFFLLEQFLAWHRSHTGAGGTKAPVTYLILLADGLHNFVGGLAIGASFLVSVHVGIVTWVAAAAHEVPQELGDFGILIRGGWGRFSALAVNFLSAATIVPGGLVAYYWHASADVGPLLSFAAGNFVYVAASDLIPEVKHDRVMRNNVVHLAAFTAGMALIYGTRVVVGRWGVA
- a CDS encoding universal stress protein, with amino-acid sequence MKAFTRVLYPTDLSEASLAAAPYASAIARWYEGRLTVLHVVPTLEPQIFVGGGGAPATVVPPVPIDDVRRAMHAAVPADLVAGLDVGFEVRDGAPAAAIAAFARQDGATLIVMGTHGRSGFDRLIGGSITEKVLRRAPCPVLTIPPHAAARPAGASFSRVLCAVDFSPASERAMALGLDLARQSQGTAAVAHVIEWLPDEEIRAHAHYNVAEYRAHVQDEAQQRLHALLGDESRAWCEIDEVVRVGRAHRELLRLAAERDCDLIAVGAQGHGALGQAIFGSTTPQVVRGASCPVLVVSETADVG
- a CDS encoding transglycosylase SLT domain-containing protein, translating into MALSAVCGAGVLWPRLLATGALPPAPNPGDTALFDLTPIVVTVEAGGERADWPTDVHELLSNVVLWRRMHLAQWNGVPASLRRRALTAMMTRYRRVLTDPCVWDRMDPAAWDAVPQPVRTAAYRHMVAYWAGYYRVGADAGLAPGLVADTLAAIVMSESWFDHRALHRHHAHGLDIGLAQASDYARIRLRALARAGHVDVAFDDREYLDPWKATRFVAVWMTQLLRESGGDLDLAVRAYHRGLARAHDRRGDRYLATVQQRLRRYIRNQGAPPAWNDARLAARAVRQQAWPWVAARRASTDSHGASARVPVADRAGACRTDPAAGRRAGGTGE